A window from Blastocatellia bacterium encodes these proteins:
- a CDS encoding tetratricopeptide repeat protein — protein sequence MSSSLLEEWMDVMETVGGRQSFPVFNPTSSVSFSQGDHMKMRIRGFFMICLLVWCMPTALAQGQRTPGLSSGARLTNFYIEGRVVDESGVPVYMARIVLTSVRSGNGQTTHTDHAGRFAFYNLREGSYSVNVSASGFISINQAIEIFGGSKNLEVALRRSIGVPDGALPEAISVHQLSIPPKAQALYQKGRKELDRQKVEKSVGYFQAAIEEYAAFAQAHSGLGIAYIRLRNPDLARKALTRALELNGELAEAHLGMGVLCNDAEQHADAEKHLLKAQRLMPTEWHVYFELGRAYYGMDQLENAEKNLRIARQARPKFGTLYLLLGNVFVLQEKYAEGLAEFDEFLKVAPESPLAAQVREKIKLLKEEVAKRQ from the coding sequence CACATGAAGATGCGCATCAGAGGATTCTTCATGATCTGTTTGCTTGTCTGGTGTATGCCGACGGCCCTGGCGCAAGGGCAGCGAACGCCAGGGTTGAGTTCCGGTGCTCGGCTGACCAATTTCTACATTGAGGGCCGCGTCGTTGATGAAAGCGGCGTACCGGTTTATATGGCGCGGATCGTGCTGACCTCCGTTCGCAGCGGTAACGGGCAGACGACGCATACCGACCACGCCGGCCGCTTTGCTTTCTACAACCTCAGAGAAGGCTCCTACAGCGTCAACGTGTCGGCCAGCGGCTTCATTTCAATCAATCAGGCCATTGAGATATTCGGCGGGTCGAAAAACCTGGAGGTGGCGCTTCGGCGCAGCATTGGTGTGCCTGACGGCGCGTTGCCTGAAGCAATATCGGTGCATCAGCTTTCAATTCCTCCCAAGGCGCAGGCTTTATATCAGAAGGGACGCAAAGAGTTGGACCGCCAAAAAGTCGAAAAGAGCGTGGGCTATTTCCAGGCGGCGATCGAAGAATATGCAGCATTTGCTCAAGCGCACAGCGGTCTAGGTATTGCCTACATCCGGTTGCGAAATCCTGACCTTGCTCGTAAAGCGTTGACCCGCGCGCTAGAACTCAACGGCGAATTGGCCGAAGCCCATCTAGGTATGGGCGTGCTTTGCAACGATGCTGAGCAGCATGCTGACGCCGAGAAGCATTTGCTCAAAGCGCAACGGTTGATGCCAACTGAATGGCACGTCTACTTTGAACTAGGCCGCGCTTACTATGGAATGGATCAACTGGAGAACGCCGAGAAAAACTTGCGAATCGCTCGGCAAGCTCGGCCCAAATTCGGCACGCTCTATCTGCTGCTCGGTAATGTCTTTGTTTTGCAAGAAAAATATGCTGAGGGGTTGGCTGAGTTTGATGAGTTCCTCAAAGTGGCTCCCGAAAGTCCGCTCGCTGCACAGGTTCGAGAAAAGATCAAGCTCCTGAAGGAAGAAGTCGCCAAGCGACAGTAA
- a CDS encoding response regulator — protein MLADHSLYRILLVEDDPAHATLIRRALHKERPQDQVVVSESLQSTWEQLDQQAFDALVVDFSLPDASGLELLQELRVRGLDVPVIIVTGHGDEMTAVQAMKLGAFDYIVKSQDYARALPLVVYRAIETKRLERQLASAEVRYRLLFEQAQDAIGIMDQNMRFLDVNSACSELSDYTREELLNMTVLSLVRPEAVETARQLFEQLRRHGSLRISECRMLRKQGTEVVVSVSAVALSEGVYQFIARDVTEQKRLQQELFQMQKMDSIGKLTSGIAHDFNNLLGAILGYASLLKLEFDPQHPLYGFVETIESSAQRGADLARQLLAFGRKEKAQTSPVNLNKIVEEVRRLLAHTISKRIEIIVHTDDELSMVEGDAGQLQQVLLNLCLNARDAMPQGGRLVLETRNIVLDEAFIRNHPGAQIGPHVMVSVTDTGCGMDQETQQRIFEPFFTTKEQGQGTGLGLAMVYSIVRNHEGVVRVYSEPGHGTTFVIYLPASNRAEMVIETAPVESRGGSEFVLVVDDETAIRNLLSDVLTSAGYRVMTATNGVQAIRILEQEPDIELVILDMIMPQMDGKETYERLRAHRPDLPVLFSSGFSRHNLTQEMLNHPRTHFIQKPYVVHDLLMAVRRVLDE, from the coding sequence ATGTTAGCAGACCATTCACTCTATCGCATCTTGTTGGTTGAGGATGATCCGGCCCATGCGACATTGATCCGGCGGGCGCTGCACAAGGAGCGGCCGCAGGATCAGGTTGTCGTGAGTGAATCGTTGCAGAGCACCTGGGAGCAGCTTGATCAACAAGCGTTCGATGCTCTTGTCGTTGATTTTTCGCTGCCCGATGCCAGCGGATTAGAGTTATTGCAAGAGTTGCGCGTGCGTGGCCTGGACGTGCCGGTCATTATTGTGACTGGTCATGGCGACGAAATGACGGCTGTGCAGGCGATGAAGCTGGGGGCGTTCGACTACATTGTCAAATCCCAAGATTACGCTCGCGCACTGCCGCTCGTTGTGTATCGCGCGATCGAAACCAAGCGGCTGGAACGTCAACTGGCCTCGGCTGAAGTCCGCTATCGGCTGCTGTTTGAGCAAGCCCAGGATGCCATCGGCATCATGGACCAGAACATGCGCTTTTTGGATGTCAACTCGGCGTGCTCGGAGCTCAGTGACTACACTCGCGAAGAGCTGTTGAATATGACGGTTCTTTCACTGGTGCGACCGGAGGCCGTGGAAACAGCGCGACAGTTGTTCGAGCAGTTGCGGCGGCATGGTTCGTTGCGCATCTCAGAATGCCGCATGCTCCGCAAGCAGGGGACAGAGGTTGTGGTGAGCGTCTCAGCGGTCGCATTGAGCGAAGGCGTCTACCAGTTCATCGCCCGCGATGTGACAGAACAGAAGCGGCTCCAGCAAGAGCTCTTCCAGATGCAAAAGATGGATAGCATCGGCAAATTGACCAGCGGCATTGCCCATGATTTCAATAATCTGCTTGGCGCAATTCTGGGATATGCCTCGTTGTTGAAGTTGGAATTTGATCCTCAACACCCGCTTTACGGCTTTGTTGAGACGATCGAATCATCGGCGCAACGAGGCGCTGATCTGGCTCGTCAGTTGCTCGCCTTCGGGCGCAAAGAGAAAGCGCAGACCAGCCCGGTTAATCTCAACAAGATCGTCGAGGAAGTGCGGCGGCTGCTGGCTCATACCATCAGCAAGCGGATCGAGATCATCGTTCATACGGATGATGAGCTCTCTATGGTCGAGGGCGACGCCGGACAATTGCAACAGGTCCTGCTGAATCTGTGCCTCAATGCGCGTGATGCCATGCCGCAGGGCGGACGACTCGTGCTGGAGACGCGCAACATTGTTTTGGACGAGGCGTTTATTCGCAACCATCCGGGCGCGCAAATCGGACCGCATGTGATGGTGTCAGTCACCGATACAGGCTGCGGCATGGATCAGGAAACGCAGCAACGCATCTTTGAACCGTTCTTCACCACCAAGGAACAGGGACAAGGCACAGGCCTTGGGTTGGCGATGGTCTACAGCATTGTGCGTAATCATGAAGGGGTGGTGCGCGTCTACAGTGAACCTGGGCATGGCACAACCTTTGTCATTTACCTGCCGGCCTCGAATCGCGCTGAGATGGTGATCGAAACAGCGCCGGTGGAGAGTCGAGGTGGGAGCGAATTCGTTCTCGTTGTTGACGACGAAACGGCGATTCGCAATCTGCTCAGCGACGTGTTGACCAGCGCCGGCTATCGCGTCATGACTGCAACAAACGGCGTGCAGGCCATACGGATTCTGGAACAAGAACCAGATATTGAGCTGGTCATTCTTGATATGATCATGCCGCAGATGGACGGCAAGGAAACTTATGAGCGATTGCGCGCGCACCGGCCTGACTTGCCGGTGCTCTTTTCTAGCGGATTCAGTCGGCACAATCTGACGCAGGAGATGCTCAACCATCCCCGCACGCATTTCATCCAGAAGCCCTATGTCGTGCATGACCTGTTAATGGCGGTGCGCCGCGTCTTGGATGAATAG
- a CDS encoding AMP-binding protein, with protein MVVGEEVQLMPETLNQQIELCRAFGERVFCYHRTELRRFVWSYAQLFDHADRMAAALRRRGVQRGERIMIWGPNGPEWIIAYLGGLLAGAVIVPIDVRQTKDFALRVAAETKPRLIARTRLLPGDGFDLPQLILEELPLRLSEVEPQRFDDVAPQPDDLALIMYTSGTTAVPKGVMVTHRNITANYTAVQKAIPLQGHHTFLSLLPLSHLYEQTGGFWYPVARGDSIVYLQTVTPKAIEQAFRHEHIRAVLAVPRLLQLLKDGFVRKLPISESRLERLLRWTEPLPRSVKKLIYFPLHHFIGWDFAYFVLGGAPLDPALQLFWERLGFIVLQGYGLTETGPVITVNRPEARRLGSVGQALPGLEMKLSPAGEVLTRGPHVTPGYFQRPDATRESFTEDGWFRTGDLGRLDEDGFLFLQGRLKELIVTDAGVNVYPLDIESVLDRFDGVRESCVVEFKKRIHAVLLMDEHAKPRAAEIISQANRQLDEAQRVQAFTVWWEDDFPRTTTLKVKKGEVLAKLHAREAAADIAVPAATAVVDDIAALVARIADVPVTQITPQSKLGDDLGLSSIDRVELVSLIEWEKRIDLGDVDLTPEMTVAELRQLIERNQPDRASLKFPRWGRWPIIRWLRELLQLAALFPIFRLFVRLTIKGRDVLPAPDSGPYVFIANHTSHADTAAILYALPGRFRRRLTVAAWAEFFLRPGQPLLSWLFRWVLYPFLVVLAHIYMIPQQRSPRLSLQYTGELLDHGYHVLIYPEGERHASNQMAPFMDGLGLMVTDMRVSVIPIKLDGLDRTLPRGSAFPRFASATLTFGQPIPPQAGTHAEIAARLREAVKSL; from the coding sequence ATGGTCGTTGGTGAAGAGGTTCAGCTCATGCCGGAGACGCTCAATCAACAGATTGAACTCTGCCGCGCTTTTGGCGAGCGTGTCTTTTGTTATCACCGTACGGAACTGCGCCGATTCGTCTGGAGCTATGCCCAGTTGTTCGATCATGCTGACCGCATGGCAGCCGCGTTGCGCCGGCGCGGTGTGCAGCGCGGCGAGCGCATCATGATCTGGGGACCCAACGGCCCCGAATGGATCATCGCCTATCTTGGCGGCCTGCTGGCTGGCGCCGTCATCGTCCCGATTGATGTGCGGCAGACAAAGGATTTTGCTTTGCGCGTCGCTGCTGAAACCAAACCGCGATTAATAGCCCGCACGCGACTGCTGCCGGGCGATGGATTCGATCTACCACAACTGATCCTCGAAGAGTTGCCGCTGCGCTTGTCTGAGGTTGAGCCGCAACGCTTCGACGATGTTGCGCCTCAGCCCGATGATCTGGCATTGATCATGTATACGTCCGGCACGACGGCTGTCCCTAAAGGCGTCATGGTGACCCACCGGAACATCACAGCCAATTACACGGCCGTGCAGAAGGCCATCCCGCTCCAGGGCCATCACACGTTCTTATCATTACTCCCGCTCAGTCACCTGTATGAACAGACCGGCGGGTTTTGGTATCCGGTCGCCCGCGGCGATTCGATCGTCTATCTGCAAACGGTCACGCCCAAGGCGATTGAACAGGCGTTTCGACACGAACATATTCGCGCCGTGCTGGCTGTGCCACGACTGCTGCAATTGCTCAAAGACGGCTTCGTGCGCAAACTCCCGATCTCAGAATCGCGGCTGGAGAGGTTGTTGCGATGGACGGAGCCGCTGCCCAGGTCGGTCAAGAAATTGATCTACTTCCCGCTGCACCATTTCATCGGGTGGGATTTCGCTTACTTCGTGTTGGGCGGCGCGCCGCTCGATCCGGCGCTGCAACTGTTTTGGGAGCGATTAGGATTTATCGTCCTGCAAGGCTATGGCTTGACTGAAACCGGTCCGGTCATCACGGTTAATCGGCCAGAAGCACGCCGGCTCGGCTCGGTAGGGCAGGCCTTGCCGGGATTGGAAATGAAACTCTCGCCAGCGGGAGAAGTCCTCACACGTGGCCCACACGTGACGCCGGGCTACTTCCAACGGCCTGACGCGACGCGGGAATCGTTCACCGAAGACGGATGGTTTCGCACCGGCGATCTGGGTCGCCTTGACGAGGACGGCTTTCTGTTTTTACAGGGACGATTGAAAGAATTGATCGTGACCGACGCTGGAGTCAACGTCTATCCGCTCGACATCGAATCTGTGCTCGACCGGTTTGACGGCGTGCGAGAAAGTTGCGTCGTCGAATTCAAAAAACGCATCCACGCAGTGCTGCTCATGGACGAACACGCCAAGCCGCGCGCTGCCGAGATTATCAGCCAGGCCAACCGACAACTGGACGAAGCACAGCGCGTGCAAGCCTTCACCGTCTGGTGGGAAGACGATTTCCCACGCACCACGACGCTCAAAGTCAAAAAAGGTGAGGTGCTGGCCAAACTCCATGCGCGGGAGGCGGCGGCTGACATAGCGGTTCCTGCTGCCACAGCCGTTGTTGACGACATTGCGGCGTTGGTGGCGCGTATTGCTGACGTGCCGGTCACACAGATCACGCCTCAGTCAAAACTCGGCGATGATCTGGGGCTCAGTTCCATTGATCGCGTCGAGCTGGTCAGTTTGATCGAATGGGAAAAGCGAATAGACCTGGGTGATGTTGATCTCACGCCAGAGATGACCGTCGCCGAGTTGCGCCAATTGATTGAACGGAATCAACCAGACCGCGCGTCTCTGAAATTCCCGCGCTGGGGCCGATGGCCGATTATCCGTTGGTTGCGCGAGTTGCTCCAGCTTGCTGCGCTGTTTCCGATCTTCCGCCTGTTTGTTCGCCTCACGATCAAAGGGCGCGACGTCCTACCAGCGCCCGACTCAGGCCCGTATGTGTTCATTGCCAATCACACCAGCCATGCCGACACAGCAGCCATCCTCTATGCTTTGCCTGGCAGATTCCGTCGGCGACTGACCGTAGCCGCCTGGGCTGAGTTCTTTTTGCGGCCGGGCCAGCCTCTGCTGTCGTGGCTCTTCCGTTGGGTGTTGTATCCGTTCTTGGTGGTGCTGGCGCACATCTACATGATCCCGCAGCAACGGTCGCCGCGCCTGAGCTTGCAATACACCGGCGAGCTACTGGATCATGGCTATCACGTGTTGATTTATCCCGAAGGCGAGCGCCACGCCAGCAATCAGATGGCGCCGTTCATGGATGGGCTCGGATTGATGGTCACGGATATGCGGGTGAGCGTCATACCGATCAAACTCGATGGATTGGATAGGACTTTGCCTCGTGGCAGCGCCTTTCCTCGGTTCGCCAGCGCCACGCTCACGTTTGGCCAACCGATTCCGCCGCAAGCGGGCACGCATGCTGAGATCGCGGCGCGTTTGCGTGAAGCTGTCAAATCGCTCTGA
- the dnaB gene encoding replicative DNA helicase, whose translation MAKSLKEMTTERSLPHSIETERSILGAILIDNTTLHQALEILSRDDFYLDAHRRIFDKMVALFEKDRPIDPITLREELDRSGELEQVGGVSAIAALMDGTPYLRNIEHYAKIVRDRALLRRLIIVSNQIISECFEQEEESDLILDKAEKAILDIAEARTKVGFAPIGEVAKQQLELVEQRAGRPQMITGLATGFIDFDRMTSGLQPSDLIIVAARPSVGKTSFVLSIAQNAALAGHVIGISSLEMSKEQLVMRLLCSEARINMQRFRNGFLNRDEWKRLAEGLRRLAECRIFIDDTPGISPLELRAKARRLKHERGLDLLIVDYLQLMSARGRAESRQQEVSQISRDLKSLAKDLQVPLIAVSQLSRAPEARTDHRPQLSDLRESGSLEQDADVVAFLFREDLYNRTPETEGKAELIVAKQRNGPTGKIELAFLSEFTRFENLMEESAF comes from the coding sequence ATGGCCAAATCACTGAAAGAGATGACAACCGAGCGGTCACTGCCGCACAGCATCGAGACGGAACGGTCTATCCTCGGCGCGATCTTGATTGACAACACGACACTCCATCAGGCGCTGGAAATCCTGAGCCGCGATGATTTCTATCTGGATGCGCATCGGCGCATCTTTGACAAGATGGTGGCGCTGTTTGAAAAGGATCGTCCGATTGATCCGATTACGCTGCGGGAGGAATTGGACCGCTCGGGAGAACTGGAGCAGGTTGGCGGCGTCAGCGCCATTGCCGCGCTGATGGACGGGACGCCGTACCTGCGCAACATCGAACACTACGCCAAGATTGTACGCGACCGTGCGCTGTTGCGCCGGCTCATCATTGTGTCCAATCAGATCATCAGCGAGTGCTTCGAGCAGGAAGAAGAATCCGACCTGATTCTGGACAAGGCTGAGAAAGCCATTCTGGATATTGCCGAGGCGCGGACCAAAGTGGGCTTTGCGCCCATTGGCGAGGTCGCGAAGCAGCAGTTGGAACTGGTCGAACAGCGAGCCGGCCGTCCGCAGATGATCACCGGCTTGGCCACCGGCTTCATTGATTTCGATCGCATGACGTCGGGGCTTCAGCCGAGCGATTTGATCATCGTTGCGGCTCGACCCTCGGTCGGAAAGACCAGCTTTGTGCTGAGCATCGCGCAGAATGCGGCGCTCGCTGGCCATGTCATAGGAATTAGCTCACTGGAGATGAGCAAAGAGCAACTGGTCATGCGGTTGCTCTGTTCAGAGGCGCGGATCAACATGCAACGCTTTCGCAACGGGTTTCTCAATCGCGATGAGTGGAAGCGGTTGGCGGAAGGATTGCGCCGATTGGCCGAGTGCCGCATCTTCATTGACGATACGCCGGGCATCAGCCCACTGGAGCTGCGCGCCAAAGCGCGGCGGCTCAAACATGAACGTGGATTAGACCTACTCATCGTTGACTATTTGCAACTGATGAGCGCCCGCGGACGCGCTGAAAGCCGTCAGCAAGAAGTCTCGCAAATTTCCCGTGACCTCAAAAGTCTGGCCAAAGATTTGCAGGTGCCGCTCATCGCCGTTTCGCAGCTTAGCCGCGCGCCGGAAGCGCGCACCGATCATCGGCCACAGTTGAGCGATCTGCGGGAGAGCGGAAGTTTGGAGCAGGACGCTGATGTGGTCGCATTTTTGTTTCGAGAAGACCTCTACAACAGAACGCCGGAGACTGAAGGCAAAGCTGAATTGATTGTGGCCAAGCAACGCAACGGCCCGACGGGCAAAATTGAACTGGCATTTCTGAGTGAGTTCACGCGCTTTGAGAATCTCATGGAAGAATCGGCGTTCTAA
- a CDS encoding alpha/beta hydrolase-fold protein, which produces MHKEYHRWYSPNLGQEMPLVVYGHYGWPLLMFPTAGADCEEYERFNLIDAIAPHLDAGLVKIYSINSINRESWLADHVPPPERARRQVLYDRYVAEEVAPFIQWHCQTPGIPIATSGVSFGAFHTANTLFKHPDKFKCVIAISGSYDIRPYCHGYHDDNVYFNNPVEYLPNLEDPVILEQLRQCSINIITGQGAYEAPERSYQLSEILWRKGIPHNLDVWGHDVNHDWPWWYRMYNYYLPKLFGR; this is translated from the coding sequence GTGCATAAGGAATATCATCGTTGGTATAGTCCGAATTTAGGTCAAGAGATGCCGTTGGTGGTATATGGTCACTATGGGTGGCCGCTGTTGATGTTTCCGACGGCGGGGGCTGATTGTGAAGAGTATGAACGCTTCAACCTGATTGATGCCATTGCGCCGCATTTGGACGCGGGGCTGGTCAAGATTTATTCGATCAATAGCATTAACCGCGAGTCGTGGTTAGCCGATCACGTGCCGCCGCCCGAACGCGCCCGCCGACAAGTGCTCTATGACCGGTATGTCGCTGAGGAAGTGGCGCCATTCATCCAGTGGCACTGTCAAACACCGGGCATCCCGATTGCCACCAGCGGCGTCAGCTTCGGCGCCTTTCACACAGCCAATACGCTGTTCAAACACCCCGACAAATTCAAATGTGTCATCGCCATCAGCGGCAGCTACGACATTCGCCCGTACTGCCATGGCTACCATGATGACAACGTCTACTTCAATAATCCGGTGGAATATCTACCCAATCTGGAAGACCCTGTCATTCTTGAGCAGCTTCGCCAATGTTCGATTAACATCATTACCGGCCAGGGCGCCTATGAAGCTCCGGAGCGATCCTATCAACTCTCGGAAATTCTCTGGCGCAAGGGCATCCCTCACAATCTGGATGTCTGGGGGCACGACGTCAATCACGACTGGCCTTGGTGGTATCGGATGTACAATTACTATCTGCCCAAATTGTTTGGACGATAG